A region of Dendropsophus ebraccatus isolate aDenEbr1 unplaced genomic scaffold, aDenEbr1.pat pat_scaffold_140_ctg1, whole genome shotgun sequence DNA encodes the following proteins:
- the LOC138775213 gene encoding uncharacterized protein gives MEAFDNLLSILTPHLQRQDTYMRKSIPPVGRLLITLRFLATGESYVSLHLQFRVGTSTISGIVRCTCAVIWEHLQPIVMPSPTREIWLQSAAGFQSVANFPNCIGAVDGKHIRVKQPPRSGSQYFNYKKFFSVVLIAVVDSTYRFLAIDVGSYGSTGDSRALLRSEFGRRILLDHVTLPPPTPLPGTTHPAPFVMVGDQAFPLLNNLLRPYPRRGLDERGRLFNRRLSRARNFVECAFGIMTSQWRVFTTALQLKLATVDMVIKAACVLHNYLRDYAPTPEVNVETLPAFSAPINYGQGRQLNRGIVVRNLFADYFMTPEGAVPVPLSQPPL, from the exons atggaggcctttgataatttactttccattttgaccccacatctccagagacaggacacctacatgcggaaatccatccctcctgtgggacgtctgctcataacgttaag attcttggcgacaggggagagttatgtatcgttgcacctccaattcagggttggtacgtccaccatctctggaattgtgaggtgcacgtgcgccgtgatctgggagcatttgcagcccatcgtgatgcccagtccgacccgggagatttggttgcagtcagcagcaggctttcagtctgtggccaatttccccaactgtataggggcggttgatggtaagcacatacgtgtgaagcaaccaccgcgatcaggatcacagtatttcaattataagaaatttttttctgtggtcctgatcgcggttgttgattccacgtatcgtttccttgccatcgacgtcggctcctatggcagtactggggactcccgggcgctactgagatcagagtttgggcggcgcatactcttagatcacgtgactctacctcctcccactcctcttccgggtaccacgcatcccgctccattcgtcatggtaggggatcaagccttccctttactcaacaacctgctgcgcccttacccacggagagggctggatgaacgggggagactatttaaccggaggctgagccgggcacgtaacttcgtggagtgcgccttcgggatcatgactagtcagtggagagtgtttaccactgccctgcagttgaaattggccacagttgacatggtcattaaagctgcctgtgttctccacaactaccttcgggactatgctcccaccccggaggtgaacgtggagacactgccagcttttagtgcccctatcaactatggccaagggagacaactcaaccgcgggatagtggtcaggaacctctttgctgactacttcatgactcctgaaggcgccgtgcccgtgcccctttcacagcctcccttatga